One Nitrospira sp. genomic region harbors:
- a CDS encoding MEKHLA domain-containing protein: MSTDDVSHRFLVTWSQLLLDSFRRWTGRDLLIRTGTSDAQAQALFAAPFVVVSHDTQTDPMLNYGNQQALDLWELSWAQLTSTPSRLTAEAMNRDERARMLASAERQGYYSGYRGIRISSTGKRFLVKDVTVWNVVDDRGIRAGQAATFARWTMME, encoded by the coding sequence ATGTCGACCGATGACGTGTCCCACCGCTTTTTGGTTACATGGTCACAGCTGCTCTTGGATAGCTTTCGGCGCTGGACCGGGCGGGACTTGCTGATCCGAACCGGCACCTCAGACGCGCAGGCGCAAGCGCTATTTGCCGCGCCCTTCGTGGTGGTATCGCATGACACACAGACCGATCCGATGTTGAATTACGGCAACCAGCAGGCTCTCGATCTGTGGGAGTTGTCGTGGGCACAATTGACGAGCACGCCCTCTCGCCTCACCGCGGAGGCCATGAACCGCGATGAGCGCGCCCGCATGTTGGCGTCGGCTGAGCGGCAGGGATATTATTCCGGCTATCGTGGAATCAGAATCTCTTCTACTGGTAAGCGGTTCCTGGTCAAAGACGTCACCGTGTGGAATGTCGTCGATGATCGGGGGATTCGAGCGGGCCAGGCCGCCACATTCGCTCGTTGGACAATGATGGAATAG
- the leuC gene encoding 3-isopropylmalate dehydratase large subunit: protein MAGKTLFDKIWDTHLVREEPDGTTLLYIDRQLVHEVTSPQAFEGLKLSGRRPRRPAATLAVPDHNVPTTDRRLGIADAISAKQIQTLEDNCRDFNITLFGMNDIRQGVVHVIGPEQGFTLPGTTIVCGDSHTSTHGAFGALAFGIGTSEVEHVLATQCLVQKRPKTMEIRVDGVLSDRCSAKDIILAIIGKIGTAGGTGYVIEYTGSAIRALSMEGRMTLCNMSIEGGARAGMVAPDEKTTAYIQGRPLAPKDALFEQAVRAWEQLKTDPDATYDATLVMRAEDIAPQVSWGTSPGMVLGVDQRVPDPATMTDDNTRKATERALEYMGLAANMPIADIRIDKVFIGSCTNSRIEDLRLAASLAKGKQVAKSVHAMVVPGSGLVKQQAEQEGLDKIFREAGFEWREAGCSMCLAMNADVLKPGERCASTSNRNFEGRQGAGGRTHLVSPAMAVAAAVEGHFIDIRHWS, encoded by the coding sequence ATGGCAGGCAAGACACTATTCGATAAGATTTGGGACACGCATCTCGTACGGGAGGAACCGGACGGGACGACACTGTTGTATATCGATCGGCAGCTGGTCCATGAAGTCACCTCGCCGCAGGCCTTCGAAGGGTTAAAGCTCTCCGGTCGCCGTCCGCGACGCCCAGCCGCGACGCTCGCGGTCCCGGACCACAATGTCCCGACGACGGATCGCCGGCTCGGTATTGCCGATGCCATCAGCGCCAAACAAATCCAGACACTGGAAGACAACTGCCGGGACTTCAATATTACGTTGTTCGGGATGAACGACATCCGTCAGGGGGTCGTCCACGTCATCGGCCCGGAACAAGGATTTACGCTCCCCGGCACGACGATCGTCTGCGGCGATTCGCACACCTCCACCCACGGCGCGTTCGGCGCTCTGGCCTTCGGCATCGGCACCAGCGAAGTCGAGCATGTGCTGGCGACGCAATGCCTGGTTCAGAAGCGGCCTAAGACGATGGAGATCCGCGTCGACGGCGTCCTCTCAGATCGCTGCTCTGCCAAGGACATCATTCTCGCCATCATCGGCAAGATCGGCACGGCCGGCGGGACCGGGTATGTCATCGAATATACGGGATCAGCCATTCGCGCCTTGAGCATGGAAGGCCGTATGACCCTGTGCAACATGTCGATCGAGGGCGGAGCCCGCGCCGGCATGGTCGCTCCGGATGAAAAGACCACCGCCTATATTCAAGGGCGTCCCTTGGCCCCGAAGGACGCGCTGTTCGAACAGGCCGTGCGGGCATGGGAACAATTGAAGACGGATCCCGACGCGACGTACGACGCCACGCTGGTCATGCGCGCCGAGGACATTGCCCCGCAAGTCAGCTGGGGAACCAGCCCCGGGATGGTGCTCGGAGTGGATCAGCGGGTCCCGGACCCAGCCACGATGACCGACGACAATACCCGCAAGGCCACCGAGCGCGCGCTGGAATACATGGGACTCGCCGCGAACATGCCGATCGCGGACATCAGAATCGACAAGGTATTTATCGGGTCCTGCACGAATTCGCGCATTGAAGACTTGCGTCTCGCCGCGTCGCTGGCCAAAGGCAAGCAGGTCGCCAAGTCGGTGCATGCGATGGTGGTGCCCGGCTCCGGTCTCGTGAAGCAGCAGGCGGAGCAGGAAGGACTCGACAAGATTTTCCGCGAAGCGGGGTTCGAGTGGCGGGAGGCCGGATGCAGCATGTGCCTGGCGATGAACGCCGATGTGCTCAAGCCGGGGGAACGCTGCGCCTCAACCAGTAATCGAAATTTCGAAGGGCGACAGGGAGCAGGCGGACGCACGCACCTGGTATCCCCGGCCATGGCCGTCGCCGCCGCCGTCGAGGGACACTTTATCGATATTCGTCATTGGAGTTAG
- the leuD gene encoding 3-isopropylmalate dehydratase small subunit has translation MQAFTTLTGLVAPLDRVNVDTDQIIPKQYLKTIKRTGLREGLFFDWKKQKDGSPDPQFFLNQARYQGATILLTRDNFGCGSSREHAPWALLDQGFRCVIAPSFADIFYNNCFQNGILPVVLTADEVLAMMHEVLAAPGYQLTVDLGKQTVTTPTGKICTFAIDPFRKDCLYRGLDSIGLTLQHESAISAYEQKRKTEAPWLFADIPS, from the coding sequence ATGCAAGCCTTTACCACGCTCACCGGCTTAGTCGCCCCCTTGGACCGGGTCAACGTCGACACGGACCAGATCATTCCGAAGCAGTACTTGAAGACGATCAAGCGCACGGGGCTGCGCGAGGGATTGTTCTTCGACTGGAAGAAGCAGAAGGACGGGTCGCCGGATCCACAGTTTTTCCTGAACCAAGCCCGCTACCAAGGCGCCACGATTCTATTGACCCGCGACAACTTCGGCTGCGGCTCGTCCCGCGAACACGCCCCCTGGGCCCTGCTCGATCAGGGATTCCGTTGCGTGATTGCGCCGAGCTTCGCGGACATCTTCTACAATAATTGTTTTCAAAACGGCATCCTGCCCGTCGTCCTCACGGCCGACGAGGTCCTGGCGATGATGCACGAGGTCCTGGCCGCGCCCGGCTACCAGTTGACGGTGGATCTCGGCAAGCAAACCGTCACCACGCCAACCGGCAAGATCTGCACATTTGCGATTGATCCGTTCCGCAAAGACTGTTTGTATCGCGGGCTGGATTCGATCGGCCTGACGCTGCAACACGAGTCCGCCATTTCCGCCTACGAACAAAAGCGGAAAACCGAAGCGCCCTGGCTGTTCGCCGATATTCCGTCATGA
- the corA gene encoding magnesium/cobalt transporter CorA, producing MKLVQKRSKKTGLPPGTLVHIGEKKSDTVTMTVFDYAGARCDERIVTDPEELQPPADESVTWVDIGGVHKLDLVEAFGKQFSLHPLLLEDIANTDQRPKLDDYESYLFLVMKVLSVTETHDLLVEQVSFVIGRNFVLSFQENGTDVFKPVRERLRGGKGRLRQGGADYLLYALVDAIVDQYFLVLESLGEKIELLQEKVVADPRPDTLREVHALKRQLLFLRRAVWPLREATNGLSRSDCPYLHEPTKVFFRDVYDHVVQIVDTIETLREMVSASLDIYLSSVSYRLNSVMRVLTVITTIFMPLSFIASIYGMNFEHMPELKSEWGYPAVLGAMGLIAAGMLMAFRQRRWL from the coding sequence ATGAAACTGGTCCAAAAACGTTCGAAGAAAACCGGGTTGCCGCCGGGGACGTTGGTCCACATCGGTGAAAAAAAATCCGACACGGTGACCATGACGGTCTTCGATTATGCCGGCGCGCGCTGCGATGAGCGGATTGTGACCGATCCGGAAGAGTTGCAGCCGCCCGCCGATGAGTCCGTCACCTGGGTGGATATCGGCGGGGTTCATAAACTCGACCTGGTCGAAGCCTTCGGAAAACAATTCTCGCTCCATCCCCTGCTGCTTGAAGACATTGCCAACACCGATCAACGTCCGAAGCTGGATGATTATGAGTCTTACCTGTTTCTGGTCATGAAGGTGTTGTCCGTCACGGAGACGCACGATTTACTGGTCGAGCAGGTGAGTTTCGTCATCGGACGGAATTTCGTCTTGTCATTTCAGGAGAACGGGACCGACGTCTTCAAGCCGGTGCGGGAACGGTTGCGCGGGGGCAAGGGCCGTCTGCGGCAGGGCGGCGCCGACTATCTGCTGTATGCCTTGGTGGATGCGATCGTCGACCAGTACTTTCTGGTCCTCGAATCTCTGGGCGAAAAAATTGAATTATTGCAAGAGAAAGTAGTGGCGGATCCGAGGCCGGACACGCTGAGGGAAGTTCACGCCCTCAAACGACAGCTGCTCTTCCTTCGCCGGGCGGTGTGGCCGCTGCGGGAAGCGACGAACGGCCTCTCCCGTTCCGATTGCCCCTATCTGCATGAACCGACCAAGGTCTTCTTCAGGGATGTGTATGATCATGTCGTGCAGATTGTCGATACGATCGAAACCTTGCGCGAGATGGTCTCGGCCAGCCTCGATATTTACTTGTCCAGCGTCAGTTACCGTCTCAATTCGGTCATGCGTGTGTTGACCGTCATCACAACGATCTTCATGCCGCTGAGCTTTATCGCGAGCATTTACGGTATGAACTTCGAGCACATGCCGGAGCTGAAATCGGAGTGGGGTTATCCGGCGGTGCTGGGAGCGATGGGGCTTATTGCCGCGGGGATGCTGATGGCGTTCCGCCAACGGCGCTGGCTCTAG
- a CDS encoding 3'(2'),5'-bisphosphate nucleotidase CysQ: MPWEQEYRVLTAAIREAGAEALRLAAEGFQIYTKPDDSPVTSADHAVNDILMDRLLGQFPHDGWLSEETPDTDARLTKPRVWVIDPIDGTKAFIRHEPEYCISVALLEGTQPVLAAIFNPSTNELYTAIRGQGLHLNGAPAPRHESEAGQLLTIALSPWELHVGRFKSIESHMTSRPMRSIAWALAQAARGTIHGVITFEPENEWDVAAGTLLLEEAGGSAHDGAGQPLRYNQPLPRFGGFIATVQGFPDHLTAQVRQLPRSAR, translated from the coding sequence ATGCCTTGGGAACAGGAATATCGTGTCCTCACCGCCGCGATTCGCGAAGCCGGCGCCGAAGCCTTGCGGCTTGCCGCAGAGGGATTTCAGATCTATACCAAACCGGACGATTCTCCGGTCACCTCGGCCGACCATGCCGTCAATGACATTCTCATGGATCGTCTGCTCGGACAATTTCCGCACGACGGATGGCTGTCTGAGGAAACTCCCGATACCGACGCCCGGCTGACCAAACCCCGCGTCTGGGTCATCGATCCCATCGACGGAACCAAAGCCTTCATCCGGCACGAGCCGGAATATTGCATCTCCGTGGCGCTGCTGGAAGGCACACAGCCGGTGCTGGCGGCGATCTTTAATCCCTCGACCAACGAGCTCTATACCGCGATCCGCGGCCAGGGCCTCCATCTGAATGGCGCACCGGCCCCACGCCACGAGTCGGAGGCCGGCCAACTGCTGACGATCGCGCTCAGTCCGTGGGAACTCCATGTCGGACGCTTCAAATCGATCGAGTCGCACATGACGAGTCGCCCGATGCGCTCCATCGCCTGGGCGCTGGCGCAGGCAGCCCGTGGGACGATTCACGGCGTCATCACCTTCGAGCCGGAAAATGAGTGGGATGTGGCGGCCGGAACGCTCTTGCTCGAAGAAGCCGGCGGATCAGCGCACGATGGCGCGGGACAGCCACTCCGATACAACCAACCGCTTCCCCGGTTTGGGGGATTCATCGCAACCGTGCAGGGATTTCCCGATCACCTCACGGCCCAGGTACGACAACTCCCGAGATCAGCCCGCTGA
- a CDS encoding NAD(P)-dependent oxidoreductase: MRVAIVGIGLLGRAVAERLHNSGHAVTVHNRTASKTDPLRAQGITVAATVDDAVASTDCTLLFLTDATAIHAVLFPPTGPVDLRGRTIIQMGTISPDESRAFQRAVADGRGDYFEAPVLGSLPEAKAGTLLVLGGGTADQLRRWEPVFLSLTPAPSLIGPVGQAAALKLALNHLIAAELSAFALSLGLIQRAGISVDQFMAILKSSALFAPAFEKKLPRLLTRQYDKPNFPTSHLLKDVNLFSDEARHQGLNVAGLAGVRALLEQAIQEGHRDEDYSALFESINPRD; encoded by the coding sequence ATGCGCGTAGCAATTGTAGGGATTGGCTTACTCGGACGAGCCGTTGCAGAACGGCTGCACAACTCGGGACATGCCGTCACGGTCCATAACCGCACGGCTTCCAAGACGGATCCCCTCCGCGCGCAGGGCATCACGGTAGCCGCGACCGTTGATGACGCGGTGGCCTCCACGGACTGTACGTTGCTCTTCTTGACCGATGCGACCGCCATTCACGCTGTGCTGTTCCCTCCCACCGGACCGGTAGATCTCCGAGGTCGAACCATTATTCAAATGGGGACCATCAGCCCGGATGAAAGCCGTGCATTCCAACGCGCGGTGGCCGATGGCAGAGGAGACTACTTCGAAGCGCCTGTCCTGGGCAGCCTCCCCGAGGCCAAGGCCGGCACCTTACTCGTTTTGGGCGGGGGCACAGCTGACCAGCTCCGTCGCTGGGAGCCGGTGTTCTTGTCCTTAACGCCGGCCCCATCCCTTATCGGGCCCGTCGGACAGGCCGCCGCGCTCAAACTGGCGCTGAATCATCTGATCGCCGCGGAACTTTCCGCCTTCGCCCTGAGTCTAGGGCTTATCCAACGAGCCGGAATCTCCGTCGACCAGTTCATGGCCATTCTCAAATCCAGCGCGCTGTTTGCGCCGGCCTTCGAGAAAAAGCTTCCCCGACTGCTGACACGCCAGTACGACAAGCCGAACTTTCCAACCAGCCATCTGCTCAAAGACGTGAACTTGTTTTCGGATGAAGCCCGGCATCAGGGACTGAACGTGGCCGGCCTCGCAGGCGTGCGCGCCCTCCTCGAGCAAGCCATCCAGGAGGGACACCGGGATGAGGACTATTCGGCACTGTTTGAGTCGATTAACCCGAGAGATTAA
- a CDS encoding aminotransferase class I/II-fold pyridoxal phosphate-dependent enzyme, translating into MKRTGNRRMAQLGPSEIRAMTQACVNAKGVNMAQGVCDTPVPLPVLEGAKRAMDQGFNTYTRFDGLAELRQALATKLARYNGIQADPERHITVSAGATGSFHCACAALLNPGDEVILFEPYYQYHATALKSVDTVPVPVRMQPPDWTFSLAEVERAVTNRTRAIVVNSPGNPSGKVFSRAELEGIAEIATRHDLFVFTDEIYEYVLYDGRQHVSLATLPDMAERTITIGGYSKTFSITGWRIGYSVAAERWAHLIGAMNDLLYVCAPAPLQMGVAAGINELPDSFYREMAWEYQRKRDRFCEALSRAGLTPAIPQGAYYVLADASRLPGSTGKARAMALLEMAGVAAVPGEAFFTGPEGARFVRFSYAKTESDFDEACRRLAMLHL; encoded by the coding sequence ATGAAGCGAACAGGGAATCGCAGGATGGCGCAGCTCGGACCGTCGGAAATCCGAGCCATGACTCAGGCCTGTGTGAACGCCAAGGGGGTGAACATGGCCCAAGGGGTCTGTGACACGCCCGTCCCTCTGCCGGTCTTGGAGGGTGCCAAGCGCGCCATGGATCAGGGATTCAATACCTATACGCGATTCGACGGTCTCGCTGAATTGCGGCAGGCGCTGGCCACGAAGCTGGCTCGCTACAATGGCATTCAGGCCGATCCTGAACGCCACATCACGGTGAGTGCCGGGGCGACGGGCTCGTTTCATTGCGCGTGCGCCGCCCTGTTGAACCCCGGTGATGAGGTCATTCTCTTCGAACCCTACTACCAGTACCATGCGACGGCGCTGAAGTCGGTCGATACTGTTCCTGTGCCGGTGCGGATGCAACCACCTGATTGGACCTTCTCGCTCGCCGAGGTGGAAAGGGCCGTCACGAACCGCACCAGAGCGATTGTGGTGAATAGCCCCGGCAATCCATCGGGGAAAGTGTTTTCGCGTGCGGAGCTGGAAGGGATTGCCGAGATCGCGACGCGCCACGACTTGTTCGTCTTCACCGACGAAATCTACGAGTACGTTTTGTATGATGGCCGACAACACGTGAGCCTCGCGACCCTGCCTGATATGGCCGAGCGGACGATCACAATCGGAGGCTACTCCAAGACATTCAGCATTACCGGGTGGCGCATCGGTTACAGCGTCGCGGCGGAGCGATGGGCGCATCTCATCGGGGCGATGAATGATCTGTTGTATGTCTGTGCGCCTGCGCCGTTGCAAATGGGTGTGGCGGCCGGCATTAACGAACTGCCGGATTCCTTCTACCGGGAGATGGCTTGGGAGTATCAACGGAAGCGGGATCGTTTTTGCGAGGCGCTCTCGCGGGCGGGGCTCACGCCGGCGATTCCCCAGGGCGCGTACTACGTACTGGCGGACGCGAGCCGGCTTCCAGGGAGCACTGGCAAGGCTCGCGCGATGGCGCTGCTGGAAATGGCTGGCGTGGCCGCCGTTCCTGGGGAAGCCTTCTTCACGGGGCCGGAAGGTGCGCGGTTTGTGCGTTTCAGCTATGCGAAAACCGAGTCTGATTTTGACGAGGCTTGCCGGCGTTTAGCGATGCTCCATCTGTAA
- a CDS encoding PilZ domain-containing protein — protein sequence MELRPQPPAHPDPASDHHKDRRGRRMLLSCRLFFFGEDDFEGEATLLDISASGCRASSSIPLEIGMILRLSLFLPDHQWPLRINQALIRWIDHKEFGLEFIDITMAQRERLRTLVMKAR from the coding sequence ATGGAATTACGACCACAACCGCCTGCGCACCCGGACCCGGCAAGCGATCACCACAAGGATCGACGAGGAAGGCGGATGCTGCTCTCCTGCCGTCTGTTCTTCTTCGGCGAAGACGACTTCGAGGGTGAGGCCACGCTACTGGACATCTCCGCGAGCGGCTGTCGCGCGAGTTCGTCGATTCCACTCGAGATCGGAATGATTCTGCGACTGTCTCTTTTCCTGCCCGATCATCAATGGCCGCTACGCATCAATCAGGCCCTCATTCGCTGGATCGACCACAAGGAGTTCGGACTGGAGTTCATCGACATTACCATGGCCCAGCGGGAGCGGCTGCGGACATTGGTGATGAAAGCACGATAA
- a CDS encoding lytic transglycosylase domain-containing protein has protein sequence MTTPISIQRFRPSVAFLRNAGILVLAMAMVGAIPVPTKSDFDGRPRYDTQEIRRAIAFYAKRYRLDPALLRAVIKTESDFRPDAVSRKGAVGLMQLTPETAATLRVGDLHDPIQNIGGGAKQLRHLLNLYDGDLSLTLAAYNAGVHRVKGGRIPRIRETRHYVRKVLKYYERYRSRSPQATPADHSAKPPSISLPSPS, from the coding sequence GTGACTACTCCAATCTCCATACAGCGGTTTCGCCCCTCCGTTGCGTTTCTGCGCAACGCGGGGATTCTTGTGTTGGCCATGGCGATGGTCGGGGCGATCCCTGTTCCTACGAAGTCGGATTTCGACGGGCGCCCGCGATATGACACACAGGAAATCCGTCGGGCGATCGCGTTCTACGCGAAACGGTACCGACTCGATCCGGCGCTCTTGCGTGCGGTCATTAAGACGGAGTCTGATTTTCGTCCGGACGCGGTCTCTCGGAAGGGAGCGGTCGGGCTCATGCAATTGACTCCCGAGACTGCTGCCACCTTACGCGTGGGAGACCTCCACGATCCCATTCAGAACATCGGTGGTGGCGCGAAACAGCTGCGGCATCTGCTGAATCTCTACGACGGGGATCTTTCGCTGACGCTGGCCGCCTACAATGCCGGGGTACATCGGGTGAAGGGAGGCCGGATTCCACGTATTCGCGAAACCCGGCACTATGTGCGCAAAGTGCTCAAGTACTACGAAAGGTATCGATCCAGAAGTCCCCAAGCGACTCCGGCGGATCATTCAGCCAAGCCCCCTTCAATATCGCTGCCCTCTCCATCGTAG
- the msrA gene encoding peptide-methionine (S)-S-oxide reductase MsrA, with the protein MTRRNFGQAALAGMVLVMGLGLSLIQPDRSAATAQAKAYFAGGCFWCMEEAFEKVDGVLSAVSGYMDGTLANPTYEQVSAGGTGHAESVEVTYDPAKVSYEKLLDAFWRNVDPLTPNAQFCDHGNQYRAAIFPSTPEEQKLVEASRKRLEESKKFHSPIVTQIVAATAFYPAEEYHQDFYKKNPVRYKFYKFNCGRTQRLEEVWGKP; encoded by the coding sequence ATGACAAGACGGAATTTTGGACAAGCAGCATTGGCAGGGATGGTCCTGGTGATGGGACTGGGCCTTAGTCTGATCCAACCGGACCGCTCGGCCGCGACCGCTCAGGCCAAGGCCTATTTTGCCGGCGGGTGCTTCTGGTGCATGGAGGAAGCCTTTGAGAAAGTCGACGGTGTCCTCTCGGCGGTATCCGGCTACATGGACGGAACCCTGGCCAATCCGACCTATGAGCAGGTGTCAGCCGGCGGGACCGGGCACGCGGAGTCGGTTGAGGTGACCTACGATCCCGCCAAAGTGAGTTACGAGAAGCTCTTGGATGCGTTCTGGCGCAATGTGGATCCGCTGACTCCGAACGCGCAATTCTGTGACCATGGCAATCAGTATCGGGCCGCGATATTTCCCTCGACTCCCGAGGAGCAGAAATTGGTGGAGGCTTCGAGAAAGCGGCTTGAAGAGTCGAAAAAATTTCACAGCCCGATCGTGACGCAGATCGTGGCGGCCACGGCGTTTTATCCGGCCGAAGAGTATCACCAGGATTTCTACAAAAAAAATCCCGTGCGCTATAAGTTCTATAAATTCAATTGCGGCCGGACCCAACGGCTGGAAGAGGTTTGGGGGAAGCCCTAG
- a CDS encoding LEA type 2 family protein gives MHFSKLLLFVATLTALSGCASWFAKGEIPDVLVSNITPLDSTPFEQRLKIDLRVRNPNDYELQVTGMDIRLDLNGKRLARGLGNQAFTVPRLSDSVVSIETTTSTLDVVRQVLGLRKVQALSYEISGVLHLKEGRLPFENSGVLVEKGDLSGVLAP, from the coding sequence ATGCATTTCTCGAAGCTTCTGCTCTTCGTTGCGACCCTCACCGCACTGTCCGGTTGCGCCTCCTGGTTCGCGAAGGGGGAAATACCGGACGTGCTGGTCAGCAATATCACCCCTCTGGATAGCACGCCATTCGAGCAGCGGCTCAAAATCGATCTGCGCGTCCGGAATCCGAACGACTACGAGCTCCAGGTGACCGGCATGGACATCCGATTGGATTTAAATGGAAAGCGGTTGGCCCGCGGTCTCGGGAACCAGGCGTTCACCGTCCCGCGTCTGAGCGATAGCGTCGTGTCGATTGAAACGACGACCTCTACCCTCGATGTCGTGCGACAGGTTCTCGGGTTACGAAAAGTTCAGGCCCTGAGTTACGAGATCAGCGGCGTGCTGCATCTGAAAGAGGGCCGGCTCCCCTTCGAGAATAGCGGGGTGCTGGTAGAAAAAGGCGACCTCTCCGGCGTTCTCGCTCCCTAA
- a CDS encoding tetratricopeptide repeat protein translates to MSLCLAMVLSPAVAGAAADTVPLFTNLGTLHHPITTTSEQAQHYFDQGLRLVYAFNHEEAIRSFEEAARLDPTAAMAYWGIALALGPNINAPMAKADERRAWEALQKARTQAGRVSSAEQRYIEALGKRYSAKGGSRVALDKAYASAMRTVRQQSPDDPDAGVLFAEALMDLRPWDFWMSDGRPHPGTDEMVSTLEAVLARYPDHPGACHYYIHVVEASPKPERALACAERLAGLMPGAGHLVHMPAHIYLRLGKYHEAAEGNAHAVHVDKDYLAGRALSGDYADGYFTHNLHFLWASLMMEGRQAEALKTARELTGTITEAEARKERWKEFYLPAPVFSLIRFGRWEDLLREPVPPKGLRVQEGMWRLGRGLASAAVGRVPGAEGEHFALAGLAKQFRRDRSSEDKTARTMLKIAERLLAGDIAARRQKYDEAIRILREGVALEESLAYTEPPYWPIPVRHYLGATLLTAGRPAEAEQVYREDLRRHPQNGWSLWGLTQSLRAQHKGGDADTIDGQFKSAWTYADITLTASRF, encoded by the coding sequence GTGAGTCTGTGTCTAGCCATGGTTCTTTCGCCTGCTGTGGCCGGCGCGGCTGCCGATACGGTCCCGCTCTTTACGAATCTCGGGACACTTCACCACCCTATTACGACGACCTCGGAACAGGCACAGCACTATTTCGATCAGGGCTTGCGCCTGGTCTACGCGTTCAATCATGAAGAGGCGATTCGTTCGTTCGAGGAGGCGGCTCGGCTCGACCCGACTGCCGCGATGGCCTATTGGGGGATTGCGCTGGCCTTGGGGCCGAATATCAATGCGCCGATGGCCAAGGCCGATGAACGGCGGGCATGGGAGGCGCTGCAGAAAGCCCGGACGCAGGCCGGCCGTGTCAGTTCCGCCGAGCAACGATACATTGAGGCGCTTGGTAAACGATACAGCGCCAAAGGCGGCTCCCGTGTCGCGCTCGATAAGGCCTATGCCTCGGCGATGCGGACTGTCCGGCAGCAGTCGCCGGATGATCCGGATGCCGGAGTCCTCTTTGCCGAGGCGTTGATGGATCTGCGGCCGTGGGATTTCTGGATGTCTGACGGACGTCCGCATCCTGGAACCGACGAGATGGTGTCGACGCTGGAAGCGGTCCTCGCCAGATATCCCGATCACCCCGGCGCCTGCCATTACTACATCCATGTCGTCGAAGCGTCGCCGAAGCCGGAGCGGGCTCTGGCCTGTGCTGAACGGTTGGCCGGCCTCATGCCGGGGGCCGGACACCTGGTGCATATGCCGGCGCATATCTATCTTCGCCTCGGCAAGTATCATGAGGCGGCAGAAGGAAACGCCCACGCGGTCCATGTCGACAAAGACTACCTGGCAGGACGGGCGCTGAGCGGAGACTATGCGGATGGCTACTTCACGCACAATCTGCATTTTCTCTGGGCCTCACTGATGATGGAAGGGCGACAGGCTGAGGCGCTGAAGACCGCCCGAGAATTGACGGGGACCATTACCGAAGCGGAAGCGCGGAAGGAAAGGTGGAAAGAATTCTATCTTCCGGCGCCGGTATTTTCGCTGATCCGTTTCGGCCGGTGGGAGGATCTGCTGCGCGAGCCGGTCCCACCGAAGGGATTACGGGTGCAAGAAGGTATGTGGCGGCTGGGGCGGGGACTTGCCTCGGCGGCAGTAGGCAGAGTTCCGGGGGCCGAAGGCGAGCATTTTGCGCTGGCTGGCCTGGCGAAGCAGTTCCGCCGCGACCGGAGTTCCGAGGACAAGACCGCGCGGACCATGTTAAAAATTGCAGAGCGGCTGCTGGCGGGAGACATTGCCGCACGCCGCCAGAAGTATGACGAGGCCATCAGGATTCTGCGTGAAGGGGTGGCACTGGAAGAATCTCTGGCCTACACGGAGCCTCCCTATTGGCCGATTCCCGTACGCCACTATCTGGGGGCGACGTTGCTGACGGCCGGCCGGCCGGCAGAAGCCGAACAGGTCTACCGGGAGGATCTTCGGCGTCACCCGCAGAACGGGTGGAGTCTCTGGGGATTGACCCAGAGTCTCCGCGCCCAGCATAAAGGGGGCGACGCGGACACGATCGACGGGCAGTTCAAGTCGGCCTGGACCTATGCCGACATCACGCTGACGGCATCACGATTTTGA